From Maniola hyperantus chromosome 21, iAphHyp1.2, whole genome shotgun sequence, the proteins below share one genomic window:
- the Ms gene encoding myosuppressin isoform X2: protein MALGSVEACRVALWLAAVWWCASVARAAPAQLCTAAAEDDPRAARFCQALNTFLELYAEAAGEQVPEYQALVRDYPQLLDSGMKRQDVVHSFLRFGRR, encoded by the exons AAGCGTAGAAGCGTGTCGCGTGGCGCTGTGGCTGGCGGCGGTATGGTGGTGCGCAAGCGTGGCACGCGCGGCACCCGCGCAGCTGTGCACGGCTGCGGCCGAGGACGACCCTCGTGCCGCGCGCTTCTGTCAGGCACTCAACACCTTCCTAGAGCTGTATGCTGAGGCGGCGGGAGAACAAGTGCCGGAGTACCAAG CGCTAGTCCGAGACTACCCTCAACTCCTGGACTCTGGCATGAAGCGACAAGACGTGGTGCACTCATTCCTACGCTTCGGGCGGCGCTGA
- the Ms gene encoding myosuppressin isoform X1, with amino-acid sequence MFVWKRTKLFMTVLRSVEACRVALWLAAVWWCASVARAAPAQLCTAAAEDDPRAARFCQALNTFLELYAEAAGEQVPEYQALVRDYPQLLDSGMKRQDVVHSFLRFGRR; translated from the exons atgtttgtttGGAAAAGGACTAAGTTATTCATGACCGTGCTTAG AAGCGTAGAAGCGTGTCGCGTGGCGCTGTGGCTGGCGGCGGTATGGTGGTGCGCAAGCGTGGCACGCGCGGCACCCGCGCAGCTGTGCACGGCTGCGGCCGAGGACGACCCTCGTGCCGCGCGCTTCTGTCAGGCACTCAACACCTTCCTAGAGCTGTATGCTGAGGCGGCGGGAGAACAAGTGCCGGAGTACCAAG CGCTAGTCCGAGACTACCCTCAACTCCTGGACTCTGGCATGAAGCGACAAGACGTGGTGCACTCATTCCTACGCTTCGGGCGGCGCTGA